The genomic DNA CTCGGGCTTCCGCGACGGTTGCGAGTGGCTGCCGCGTTCTGGCGCGTCGCCTGGCTGGTGTCACCGTACTTTTCGGCGGAAGATTCGCGATCCATTCGGGATCCGGCGGCGGCGGCGTTGGGGCTCGCCTACGGCGTGTTCACGCCAGCCGCCCTCCGGGCGCTGTGCCTCGTGTCGGACGATGGCGCGGCTGCCTTGCCCGGCATCCGGACCCCGACGCTCATTATTCAATCGCGGCAGGACAACCGGGTGAGCACCGCGGTGGCCGAGCGAAGTTTCGACCGATTGGGCAGCTTGGAGAAGCGACTCGAATGGGTATCGGAGGGTGGGCATGTGATCACCGTGGACTACGGTCGGGAGCGGGTTTTCGTCCTCACCGCCGACTGGCTGATCTCCCACGGCGCCGGCTCGTTGCTCCGGCTGTAGCGGTATCGTACAATCCATCACGAGCCCTTCGCACTGGAGACCGTATGGAAGCGCTGCCCGCCCTCGTCATCGTCATCGTCCTCGCGGTGTTCGTCGCGTCGAAGTCCTTCAAGATCATCGGTCAAGCAGAGGTGATGGTCGTCGAACGTCTGGGCCGCTTTCATCGCCTGGCGCGTTCCGGATTCAACATCCTGATTCCGTTCATCGAACGGCCGCGGGCCATTGACGTACGATTTCTGGAATCGGACGTGGGTGGACAACGACGTATCGCGTCGCGCTCGACCCCGCGCATCGACCTGCGCGAGCAGGTGTTGAACTTTCCGAGCCAGCCGGTGATCACCAAGGACAACGTGACGATCGACATCGACGCGGTGCTGTATTACCGGATCGCCGACCCCCAGAAAGCGACGTACGCGGTGCAGAACCTGCCGTACGCCCTGGAAACGCTCACGCGCACGACGCTGCGCAACATCGTGGGTGAGATGGAGCTGGATCAGACGTTGGCGAGCCGTGACCAGATCAACCGCCGGATGCGCGAGGTGATCGAAGAAGCGTCGATCGGCTGGGGAGTGGACGTCACGCGCGTGGAACTGCAGGCGATCGAACCGCCGCGCGACATCCAGCAGTCGATGGAGTTGCAGATGCGCGCCGAGCGCGAGCGCCGCGCCGCGGTGACCAATGCCGAAGCCAGCAAGCGCGCGCAGATCCTGGAATCCGAAGGATCGCGGGAATCCCAGGTCCGGAAAGCGGAAGGCGAGAAGGAAGCGGCGGTGCTGCGTGCGCAGGGCCTGGCCGAAGCGCGGTTGGCGATGGCCGACGCCGAAGCGGAAGCCAT from Gemmatimonadaceae bacterium includes the following:
- a CDS encoding stomatin-like protein; this translates as MEALPALVIVIVLAVFVASKSFKIIGQAEVMVVERLGRFHRLARSGFNILIPFIERPRAIDVRFLESDVGGQRRIASRSTPRIDLREQVLNFPSQPVITKDNVTIDIDAVLYYRIADPQKATYAVQNLPYALETLTRTTLRNIVGEMELDQTLASRDQINRRMREVIEEASIGWGVDVTRVELQAIEPPRDIQQSMELQMRAERERRAAVTNAEASKRAQILESEGSRESQVRKAEGEKEAAVLRAQGLAEARLAMADAEAEAIRRIAAALPDGQAATYLLGLKYLEALPKLAEGKGSTLFLPSEAVGMLSAVGGLRQMLQKPSSSTEK